CAGCGATGGACTCCTCTGGACGAGCTGCTGAGCGCAGCGGCACAGCGCGCACTGGAGGAGTGTGACAGCCCCAAGCCCCAGGGAGGCATCCTCTGGGCCTCGCTCATCGACCTTGGCGACCCGCGCCTTCCCAAGTTGGCGTCCTATCGCGGGAACGAGAAGGTTTACCCGGCGAGCGTTATCAAGGCCTTCTACATGGTGGCAGCTCTCTACCAGGTGCAACAAGGCATGCTCCGCTTAGATCGGGCGTTGCGCCGCGACCTGGAGCTCATGATCGCAATCAGCGACAACCAGGCCACCAACCGCATCGTGGATCGCCTCACGAACACTACCTCCGGAGACTCGCTGGACGGCAGCGCCTTCGAGGAATTCGCCTACAAACGCGGGTGGATGAACCGCTACTTCCGCAGCATTGGATTCGACAGCGTCAACGCCTGCCAAAAGACCTGGGATGGCGACCCTTATGGCCGGGACTTGCAGCTCCTCGGCCAACCAACGGGCCTGAACTACCTCAACAGCAACAAGCTGACCACCGACGAGACGGCGCTGCCTCTCTATCTGATCGACCAGCGCAAGGTGGTGAGCCGGCGGGCCTGCGCAGCCATGCTCAAACTGATGAGGCGTGAGCCCGACCCAGACGAGCAATTCCTGGCAGGCGTGCTGCCCAAAGGGGCCCGGCTGTGGTCCAAGCAGGGCCTGGTGGATAGCAAGCGCCACGATGCCGGAATCGTGCAACTGCCGAACGGCGCCCGCTTCATTTTGGTCGTCTTCACCGACAAGTCGGCGGGCGATTGCGACCTCTTGCGCCGTTTCGCCCGCAAGGTGGTGAGCTATTACGCCGGGGAAAACTCAGCCCGAGACGGCGACTAAGGGCTCATCAGGCCGGCAGCAGTGCCACGCGGGTCATCTGCCAAGAGCCGTAGCGCATTTTGGGGATTCATCGCAAAAGGAGTCGATGTGATGAGCAGAAACATTTTCGTTATCATCTTCACCGCGAGCATGCTCTGGTTGGCACCTTCGTGCATCAGGAAGGTAGGAGTGAACGATATGCACTACGTCCAGGAGCGGCACATTGCCACCGCAGTCACCGACTTGGTCGGCAAATACGGCGAAGCGCAGCGGCAACGCATCGAGCGTGGTGTGCGTCAGGTGGCGCAGATGTGGCAACAGCAGGACGGCCCTCCCGAGGCCTTTGTGGCGTTCTGTACTGAGCACTTTGTCGGCGACACCGCAACCCTCGCCCAGATCACCGAACGGTACGAGCGGAACTTTGAGAGCATCTTCGGTCACTTCGCCGAGATGGGCCGAGAGCTGCGGCGACCGCTCGACCTGGACATCGGGCCGATCTTGCCCATCGACTACCTCTTCGCGGAGTTTTCCCCTGCGGCTCACCTCATGGAAGACCTTTTCCAAAAGCGGATTGCCTTGGTGGCGCTGCTAAACTACCCGGTTTTCACCCTGGAAGAGCGCCTTGCCTTGGGGCCGCAGTGGAGCCGGCAGCAATGGGCGCATGCACGCCTGGTGCAGACCTTTTCCGCGCGCGTGCCAGCGGCCATCAACCAGCGCCTGAGCGAGGCCTACGTCAGCGCCGACGACTACATCAATCACTACAACATCTTCATGCACCACGTGCTCACTGAGGACGGCAAGCGGCTCTTCCCCGCGGGCATGAAGCTGATCAGCCATTGGAATCTGCGCGATGAGCTCAAGGCGCAGTATGCCAACCCAGAGGGCCTGCCCCGGCAGCGGCTGATTCAACGCATCATGGAGCGGATTATCATGCAGGAGATCCCTGCAGTGGTCATCAACAACCCGGCGGTGGATTGGAAGCCGGTGAGCAACACGGTTGCACCCGCGGCAGTGCAGGACGTCGAAGGGGCAACCCCGCCGGCCAGGGTGGAAACCACACCCGAGCCCGACCGCCGTTACGAGCACCTTCTGAAAATCTTTCAGGCAGAGCGCGAGGCCGATCCGTACTATCCCACCATGCCGACGCTCATGGACCGGCGCTTCCAACGCGACAGGGAGATACCGGAAGAAACGGTGGAGGCGCTGTTCAAGCAGGTCTTGGCTTCGCCGGAGGTGGCGCGCACTGCCCGGCTCATTGAAAAGAGATTGGGGCGGCCCTTGGAGCCGTTCGACATCTGGTACAACGGCTTCAAGCCGCGCAGCGCGTACAGCGAGGCGGAGCTGGACAGGATTGTCGGCAAGCGTTATCCAAATGCGCGCGCCTTCGAGGGCGACATCCCCCGGATTCTCCAGAAGCTTGGCTTCTCCGCTGAGCAAGCGCGCTTCTTGAGCGAAAGGATCACCGTCGACCCGGCGCGCGGGCCAGGGCACGCCTGGGAGCCCGGCCGCAGGGCAGACCAGGCCCATCTGCGCACGCGCATCCCGGCCACCGGCATGAACTACAAAGGGTACAACATCGCCATCCACGAGCTCGGGCACAATTGCGAACAGGTCTTTTCCCTGAACAAGGTGGACCACACCCTGTTGCGGGGCGTGCCCAACACTGCCTTCACCGAGGCCTTTGCCTTCGTGTTCCAGGCGCGGGACTTGGAGCTGCTCGGCCTGAAGCAGAAGGACCCCCTTGCCGACCATCTGCGCACCCTGGACAACCTGTGGGCCACCTACGAGATCGCCGGCGTGGCCCTGGTGGACATGCGGGTGTGGCATTGGATGTACGAGCACCCCAACGCCAAGCCAGCCGAGCTGAAGGATGCCACCATCGCCATCGCCAAAGAAGTGTGGAACGAATTTTACGCCCCGGTCTTTGGTCAAAGGGACCAGCTCCTGCTGGCTATCTATTCGCACATGATCGATGCCGGCCTCTACCTACCGGACTACCCCCTGGGCCACATCATTGCCTTCCAGATTGAGCAGTACTTGGCCGACAAGAACCTGGGGCAGGAGATGGAGCGGATGTGTCGCCTGGGGTCAATCACGCCCGAGGCCTGGATGCGGGCAGCGGTGGGCGCGCCTCTGTCGGCGCAGCCGCTGCTGGAGGCGGCAGAGCGTGCACTCAGCGTGCTTGCGCCTTAGGGCCTCCTTGGGACAAACACGGCCGCCTCGCCAGGGAGGTGCGCCGCTCGGTACCCCCTTGGCGATCCGCGCGGTCATGGCTGTGGTGGTCTTGTTTGCCGCATGCGCAAAAAGGCCGCCGGAGCCCGTGGCCGTCATCGCCCGTGCCCCTTACGGTTCCGAACCCTCGCCGGAAGCGGTGGCAGCCTTGCCTTCGCTGGGCTTCACTGCCGGCATCGTCGCGCACCATGACGAAGCCGCACTGAGGGGCGCGCTGCATGCGGCACAGAAGGTGGGCCTCAAGCTCTTCGTGGGAGACCAGCGGCTGCTCGCCTGGGACTTGCCGCTGGACTCTGCCCTGACCTATGCAGAGCGGATGGCGACCCGCTTTGCCGCTCACCCGGCGTGCGCGGGCTACTGGCTGGGGTTGGTGGCGGACACGGCGCTGTTCAACCGCGCCGCAGCCCTGAGGCAGCGCCTGGCGTCCCGCGACCGCGCGCACAGGGTGCTGGTAGGCCTGACTGGGTACGGGCCTGAGCAAATGCGCCACCCGGCGCGCTACGCCCTGCGGCCGCTGGAGCAGTTCGCTGCCACTGTGCGGCCGCCGGTCATCCCCTTCGACCAGCAGGGAATCGAAGGCGGGACACCTGCGCCGGATTTTCTTGCCAACCTCGCCGCGGCCAGAGAGGCAGGGCTGGCCACGCGCCTTCCCTGGTGGGGGACGGTCTTTGCACCGCACGGCGGCGACGAGGTGGGCCCGCGCGACAACTACCTGCGCTTTCAGGCGATGTGCCTTCTGGCGCATGGCGCCACGGGGTTGGAATACGTGCTCGACTGGGCCACCCTGCGCGCCTGGGGTACCTCCCGCGCACCTCTGCCGCCGGCGGCCCGCGCCCTTGTTGAAATCAATGGCACCGTGGCGGCTTGGTCGCCAGCCCTGTCGCGCGCCAGGTGCACGGCAGTCTACCATAGCGACCCTGTACCCACCGGAGGGCAGCGCGTCAACTTGCGGGGCATGGTCTACAGGATCGATGGGGAGTTCGTCACGGTAGCGCTCTTCCGTGGCAAGAGCAAGCGGGACCAATACGTCATGGTGGTCAACCGCAACTACAGCAGGGGAGCCAAGCCAAGGCTCTTTTTCAGCCGCCAGGTGAAGGGCCTGGAAGAAATTGCCCCAGAAGGAGCCGCGCGCCAGGTGCTCCGTTTTGCTCCGGAGGAGAGTTCGCGGGAACTGGCAGTGTTGCTGAAAGCGGGAGGTGGCCGCCTGTTCCGCCTGGTCACCTGAGCGCCACTTTCACAGCACCAGAATGTGCACGGGACTACTCGCCACCACGCCGTGCTCGGTCTCTGCGCTGACCTGGAAGCGATGCCTGCCCGGCACCAGCCGCCAACGTGCCCGGAACGGATGCTGTACGGTGCACCATAGGGAGTCGTTCACCCACCAGGAGACAGTCTTCACGCCCTGGGGAAGCACCGCCTCGAGGTCCAGGGTCTGATACTCGGGCCGCAGCACCGGATCGACCTTGTAGATGTCGCCGTTGTCAGGGAAGGTGATGACCGGGAGCTGCGGCTCAGTGGGAGAATGCTCCGCCCTCGGCGCCACGGGAACGCGCGGCGGCCTGGGTAAACCTGCCTCCACCATCCAGCGCTCGTAAAGAGGTGGCCAGACCTCGTACACCTGAAGCCCGCCACGGCCAATCGCCTGATGTTCTGCCTCGTGCACCACAAATGGGCGATGCACGGAGCACATGCGGGTGGGTTCTGTGCCGGCGATGAACACCTCCCGCACCGTACCCCGGCAATAGGGGCCAGGCCGTTCCCCGGAGCGCGCGCAGATTTCGCGCTCGACCAGACCGGGCGGGGCAGCAAAGGGGGCCGGCCAATTCTCGCGGTGGAGAAGAAGCAAAATGTCGCGGAAAAGCAGTCCGGCCCCGGTAATGCCCGACACCTTGTGCATCGCCTCGCCGCTAAAGTTGCCGACCCAGACGCCCACGGTATACCGCGTGGTGTAACCCAGTGCCCAGTTGTCGCGATAGTCCTTGGAGGTCCCCGTTTTGGCGGCACAGGGGAAAGGCAGCTCCAAGGCGTTCCCCTCGCCAAAGGCCCCCATCCTCGCCTCACGGTCGGCCAAAATGTGGGTCAGCAAATAGGCCACTTGCGGCGCGAAGATCCTTGAGGAATCCGCGTTTTGCTGGCCGAGCAATACCTTTTCTCTGCGCACCCACCCGCCGTGAGCTAAAGCGCAGTACGCCCGCGTCAGCTCCAGCAGAGACACTTCGCCGTTGCCCAGCGTCAGCCCCAAGCCGTAGTAGGTGGCCGGCTTGGTGAGACTGGCAAAACCTGCGGCACGGAGCTTAGCCAGAAGGAGCTCGGTGCCCAGCTCCTCCAGCAAGCGCACGGCCGGCACATTGTAAGAACAGGCCAGTGCCACCCGCAGGCGTACCGGCCCGTGGAAGAGACGGTCGTAGTTGTGGACGCGGAAATCGCCTCCAGCGGTTGCTGCGTGGGTCTCGATGTCCGGCACAATATCCGCAGCGGTGCGGCCATGCTCGAGCGCCAGGCCATAGGTGAAGGGCTTGATGGTGGATCCTGGCTGGCGCAGACAGAGGCAGCCGTTCACTTGGCCGTGGTTGAGCTCGTCAAAGTAGTCGGCCGAGCCGACCATGGCCAGTACCGCAACGTCTTCATTGTCCAGAATCACGGCCGCAGCGTTGGTGACGTTCCTGTCGGCCAGCAGCCGCAGGTGGCTGCGCAGCAGCAGCTCGATCTTCTGCTGCAACGGCAGGTCGATGGTTGTCCTCACCGTGCCTGCATGGGGCAAGTGGAGGGCCTTGCGGTTGACGAGCAGCCAGTCGCAGAAGTGCGGTGCAGCGAGGGAGCGCTCCGCAGGGCTGAAGGTGAGCTCTGCGGCGCGGGCCTCAGCAAACCGGGCGCTGTCTATGGCTCCGCAGCGGAGCATGGCCCGTAGCACGAGCTCTTGGCGCCTCTTGGCTGCATCGCGGTTCCGGTACGGGTCATAGCGGGCTGGCGCCTGCGGCAGCCCAGCAAGGAGGGCCGCTTCGGGCAAGGTGAGGTGCAGTGCCGGTTTGGCAAAGTACAGCCGGGCAGCAGCCTCCGCGCCGATAGTTCCGTTGCCGTATGGCACGCGATTCAGGTACTGGGTAAGTATCTCCTCCTTGCTGAGGGTCAACTCCAACTTGACAGCCAAGGCCATTTCCACCGGCTTTGCCCACCAGCGGCGCGGAAGGTGGTACGCAGCCCGGACAAGCTGTTGGGTGAGAGTGGATGCGCCGGAGACCACTCGGCGAGAGCGGAGGGCTTGGGTTGTCGCGCGCATCACAGCCAGCGGATCAACGCCCCAGTGGCGAAAGAAGCGCCGATCTTCCACCGCAATCGTCGCCTGAACCAGGTAGAGGGAGACGTCACGCAGTTCGACCCACTGCCCGCGGCCGCCAGAGCCGAGCACGCGCTCCTGGAGCAGCCTGCCCTCGCGGTCGGTGAGGCGCAGGCTACTGCCGCTTTTCCGCTGCGCAAGGTCCCGTGGCAGCGGGCTTAAGAACAGGGCGAGCAGCATCAGCGCCAAAGCGCCAGCCACGCCCCTTGCCGCCCATCTTTTCAACTTTGGTCTGGACACACTCCCATGGCCAAGGCTTGCTCCGCCCCCATCATGCAATGGCCTATTCTGTCCTCCGCACGCGCACACGGGTGCCTGCCCGTCTCCCAAAGACTTCTGGTTCGTACATCTGCGATGCACAGGTGGCAGGCATGCCAAAGTCGCCGACGGTGGTGGCGCGCGCCAAGTACGTGTAAGTGTGCACCCCTGCGCGCAGATAGTCCGCGAACAACAGCACCCGGTCGTCGTGCAGCTCCACGTGGCTGAAGCCGCCCCAGGAGGTCTCCTCCCATGCGCCGGAGCTCAGCTCTGCGACCCGTTCGGCCTCGGCCGCAGCCATCTGCAAGGAGATGTCCACCGCCTCCATCCCGGCCGGCAACGGGTCATCCACCACGACAAAGGTCCGACCCTGCGGCGTGATGACTTTGAGCTCCACCTTGAGCAGGGTTCCTGGAGCAAAGGAGAGAACTTGCCCCTGCGGCTGTCCAGAGAGCGGAGTGATGGCCTTCACCACGGTGAGCCCCTCGTCTCTTGTGGGCAAGGGAGCGCTGGGGTAATAGTTCATGCGCACGCCGTAGTAGAGCTGGCCCGTTCCCGACCTTTGCACCTCCACCGGCAGGCGTTTCCCCTTGGCCAGTTCATCCAGGCCCACAGTTGCCCGCCTGGTCGCCAGGTCTCGTCCAGCAAAGGTTTCGCTGAGCAGGCTCTTGCCGGCGACGCGTATTTCCGCTTTGAAATTGGCCGGCTCTTTCTCGTAGATGGCAAAATAGCGGGCCAGCGCCATCAGCGCGAACACGTTCTCCTGCGTGCTGCGCCACAGCCCATTTTTGCGCTGCGCCATCAGCCACTGCACGACCTTATGGTCCAGTGGGAAGCCGCCCCGCGCTTCCAGCAGCGCCTCCAGCACGACGGCCGTGGTCCGCACATCCGAATGGAAGATCCACACCAGTTCGCCAGGCTGCTCTTCCTCGAAGTGTGCCGCGATAGGGTCCACCCGGACGCTGTTGAGGAGTGCCTCGGCCAACTCCTGCTGGCGCTCCTCGGCCATGCCGGCTGCCCCCAAAGCCCTGAGCAGCATAGCCTTGCCAAAGAGCGGCAAGCGCCCACGCTGTTCGTACAGGTGGTCCAGGTAAGCCTTGTCCGGCTCGCCGGCCCGGGCCAACACGTACGCGGCCAACACCTTGCTGGTCAGCCATGCGCGCTCCGGCAGGGTGTAGGGCGAGGTGCCCGGCTTTTCGCGGAGAAAGGCGCGCAAGTACTTCAGGCCCTGCCGCAGGACTTGCTCGTCCACCTTGTAGCCATGGGCGCGCGCCTCGACCAGCGCTTGCAAGGCGTAGGCCGACACAAAGGGCGCTACCCGCCGCTCACCCGGCCAGTAGGAGAAGCCGCCGTCTGGAAGCTGGTAGGCCCGGAGCTCGCACAACGTGCGGTTGACCACCTCGGCAAAATCATCACCCGCCAGAGCGGGCAAGTCAAAAGCTCTCACCAAGTCGCCGGCGA
The genomic region above belongs to candidate division KSB1 bacterium and contains:
- a CDS encoding class A beta-lactamase-related serine hydrolase; amino-acid sequence: MALRYWLMCLGTTYVAALSCKPWFSSTESIPKEATREALQEPQRWTPLDELLSAAAQRALEECDSPKPQGGILWASLIDLGDPRLPKLASYRGNEKVYPASVIKAFYMVAALYQVQQGMLRLDRALRRDLELMIAISDNQATNRIVDRLTNTTSGDSLDGSAFEEFAYKRGWMNRYFRSIGFDSVNACQKTWDGDPYGRDLQLLGQPTGLNYLNSNKLTTDETALPLYLIDQRKVVSRRACAAMLKLMRREPDPDEQFLAGVLPKGARLWSKQGLVDSKRHDAGIVQLPNGARFILVVFTDKSAGDCDLLRRFARKVVSYYAGENSARDGD
- the pbpC gene encoding penicillin-binding protein 1C, with amino-acid sequence MAGALALMLLALFLSPLPRDLAQRKSGSSLRLTDREGRLLQERVLGSGGRGQWVELRDVSLYLVQATIAVEDRRFFRHWGVDPLAVMRATTQALRSRRVVSGASTLTQQLVRAAYHLPRRWWAKPVEMALAVKLELTLSKEEILTQYLNRVPYGNGTIGAEAAARLYFAKPALHLTLPEAALLAGLPQAPARYDPYRNRDAAKRRQELVLRAMLRCGAIDSARFAEARAAELTFSPAERSLAAPHFCDWLLVNRKALHLPHAGTVRTTIDLPLQQKIELLLRSHLRLLADRNVTNAAAVILDNEDVAVLAMVGSADYFDELNHGQVNGCLCLRQPGSTIKPFTYGLALEHGRTAADIVPDIETHAATAGGDFRVHNYDRLFHGPVRLRVALACSYNVPAVRLLEELGTELLLAKLRAAGFASLTKPATYYGLGLTLGNGEVSLLELTRAYCALAHGGWVRREKVLLGQQNADSSRIFAPQVAYLLTHILADREARMGAFGEGNALELPFPCAAKTGTSKDYRDNWALGYTTRYTVGVWVGNFSGEAMHKVSGITGAGLLFRDILLLLHRENWPAPFAAPPGLVEREICARSGERPGPYCRGTVREVFIAGTEPTRMCSVHRPFVVHEAEHQAIGRGGLQVYEVWPPLYERWMVEAGLPRPPRVPVAPRAEHSPTEPQLPVITFPDNGDIYKVDPVLRPEYQTLDLEAVLPQGVKTVSWWVNDSLWCTVQHPFRARWRLVPGRHRFQVSAETEHGVVASSPVHILVL